The sequence AAATTATTTGATGAAAGATTGTTTATCAATTCGATTGGAAtcgattgcaataaaattagtCTTTTCTATATGTAACTCGATGCAGAAGGTTGCAGTCGTTGCAGTGTTATTCAGTAAGAACGTCAATGtcaattttaattgtcatttcGCAGAGATGAAACTTTGAATTGGTTGAATTGTTTACTACTTTACTTCAGtcactacaatatttattcattcataattaaatcaatgtaaaataaacattttaaattatgtgcCAATAAGTAGGATTTTATGTTACTTGAACTAACAAAGACAAGCAGGCAGTGGTGATATAACAGACCTGGTGCAATATATTGTTGTATATTTACTCTATGCGCTAGGATAAAGTCCATTTATTTGAAAGAGGACGTAATTTCGAAATTATGGCAGATGAATATAGTGCCGTTAAGCGTGGTAAGCTTATACTAAAAGGAGATAAACCCAAGTAAGTCAGAAGTTTATGAAATAAGTACTTAGCTTAACTTAACCTCTTTAGTAACTTGTAAATGCATTCACTTTAAGGGCTAAAAAGCGCAAACATAAGAGAAAGGATAACTCAGAAGATTCAAAAATAGATGATGATTCAGTCAAGCATGGTGGGTGGTGGAAGGTGGAGAAGATTGAGGACATAACTGGTTCTATATCATTAGAGTTCGGAAAGAATTCTTACATATCAGCATTAGACAATGGCTTGTTCACACTCGGGGCTCCTCACGATGAGGGAGACGGGCCCTCCCCAGAAGAGATCTTTACAGCTTTCCCAGCTGGAGAGAACAAGTTTGCTTTGAAATCCGGATATGGGAAGTATTTGGGTGTGGTGAAAGAGACTGTTGTAGGACGGTCAGATGCTGTTGGCGCTATGGAACAGTGGGAACCAGTATGGCAAGAAGGTACTGCCCTTTTATCTCAATTACTCCTGTGCTATATCTGATTTTATGTAATGTAATCACATAGATCACCCATCTCCTAATTGATCACTTTTTTTTGGAGAACCACCCAAATAATTTCATAGCAAGTCCAATAACATATCTtacacttattaaaattatttaaaatttaaatttaatttttacaggTAAAACAGCTATCCTAAGTTCTGTAAACAAGTTCATATCAGTGGATCCCGAGGATGATGCAGTAGTTGCCCGCAGTACTGCAGCAGGCCCCAATGAGTTCTGTAACATAAGGAGTAACAAGACCAAGGAGGTCAACAAGTCTGTACTGCCTGATGAGGAGCAGGCTGACTTATCACAAGTCGAAGTTAACTATGTGTAAGTATTTTAGTTGCTATAGTCCCATGAATTTGTAgcttataaacataatttaggTGACCTATTTAGCAAAAGGTCATCTATGCTCCTGCATATAAAATCCTTGTCATTTGAAGTCTTTTTCATAAGAGAGACCAAGGCTAATTGTAACCCACAggttgaataaaattaataatttattttcagtaaaaagttCCAGAAATTCCAGGATAAGAAACTAAGACTCAATGATGGAGGAGTTTCTGAGTTGAAGAAAGCCAAGACAGAAGGCAACCTTCATGAAACATTACTAGACCGTAGAAGCAAGATGAAAGCTGACAgatactgtaaataaaacaataaaattaatatttttctaattaagcGCCTTATTGATTAACATCAATgtacatacaaacatataatatgtatatttgggTCCTCGATAaacttcattaaataaaactgcacTAATTCAGTAAACAAATCGTTTAATGAGAGCAGagttacataataattacaataattaaatcaaatggtaaacaaaacacaatttactttcaaatgtttttatttattcctcatGTAATAACATCCGGTATAATGGCCAGAATGTTTTGTATTAACTTTGTAAACACGGCATTCTTACAGAGAAACCATTTACTTATAATCAGAGAATTTGAATATACTACCTACACGTCTTATATAAAACGATATCTACACCTAAACCTAGTGTTTAGACTAGACACAAAGCTAGTCTATTGGAACATGATTCATAGTGGCCTCGGCAGTCCAGTCTAAAGTTTGAAGTGTGTATTACGGATTTATATCATAGCTTTATGTGAATGTGCGATACATCCTTAACTCCTTCGTTTATCTCAAGTTTCTAACatcttatacaaaaatatttaaattaataagtttccttttttatacCCTTCAATATGTATGAAACAGTACAGAATCTTCATTACGCGCTAGTCCtatatgaaattataattatgacctGAGATGTTAATCACACATTCAAATAACAGGTATCCTATGCATTGTGTTCAAAATCAGTCGAAAGGCCGTCAGCAGCAGACATCAGACAGTTAAAGCACTATCAAATTGCAATACATTAAAGTAATCCCACCGTGTGTTGGCTACTGGtccaaaataatatacacaTCTCCTGTTCAATAGTTGTCTCGCCTGTTTGTTGTACtgttttattgcaaataaaataacatcgtTCGGTGGGCAAAAATATAATCAACACATTGCTTCCACAGATTTGATACATAATGAGATTGCGTATTTCATTTCGTAGGATAGATACGTGAGGAGCGGTGAAGAAatcataatatacatacatctaaaataaatgctaaaaatatacaCGTAAACTTATGACTAATAAgttaataacacaaataatacatataaaatacgaTATTATGTACTGACCATGAAATATCAAGCTCCTCGTGTTGGCCAAACAAAgcgataattaattttatatttacataatttgtgaAATAATAGGAAAATAATGCAACATGCTTtgcgtaaataaaataaggatatTATTTCATAAGGGCATTCAAAAGAGAATGTGTAATAACTaagaactatattttataaacaatacctactgtttatttgttatgtaaTTGGTACAAGTAGTTTACATTCTCTAAACACTACAGAGAATCTTGCACGATAATGTATAAATTAGAAATGTCCgcgaacaaaacaaacacactATAATGTTCTCACACGCTTTTATATTTTGGCATTATTGGCATAATGCTGTATTTCctagcattattataattttaaagatgtggacaaaataatgaattaatgcAAGTTGGACAATGCTGATATAAAATGTAAGGTATAGATTCGTACAGATGGCAAAAGAGGTTAAAATGAGTTCTTAAAGCAGAACTGTCGCCACTGAAGTGAGTCGCCGCATACACAGGGCGTAGTGGTGTCTCGTTTTTAACTACAACCCTGATTGTAGAGCTCGCGGTAAGCGCGATTTTTAGCGCCAACTGAAGCTAATATACGATTAGTAAAAGCTGATACAATATTCACATTTTTGTGAAGAACAAAAAATCATATAtccttgataaataaataaattaaggctattttataatttatcagcTGCAGTAATCATCCTCTTTTGTCATTTATACATATTTCGATCACCTCATTctttattgttaattactatAAGCATTATTTGATTCTAATTCATTAATATatgcaataatttaatttccctGCTTTATTCACtcaatatttagaaaaaaaccttTATGGCTTAAattttacacacaaaaaaaaaaacagtgaatgAGCTTGAGTTGTATAGTATGGGAGTTaatctatacaattatttttacgatGTAACTAGACGTAGATATGACACTGATATCAaccaaatattgttttatacaattgTAACTAAAATTAAGCGCGgatgtcattaaaaaatattttttggtcttCTGTATTTTAGGTTCCAacagaatgtttaaaaaatatagttaggtATATGCTTAACTATGTATAAAAAAAGTCCAATAGAAAGTTAACAGCAATTGCAACGACCATACCCAAAACtctttaaacatataaataaatatatatgcaGTCCGTACCAGTGTCATAGCTACATACTAGAGAGGCCTACAGAGTAAAGGGCTTACCATTGCTTGCAAGTATCACACCATGCTGTACACTCATGTCTGACATTCCTCATCAGACCGCTTCCTTGTAAGTCATTCTCTTAATACCTATCATTACAAAAACCTATCCACTCCATATTGTCGAGCTTAATGTCACAACAATATCAGTGACTTGGAGTTACACACATGTATAGAACTTGTTTGAATATCTGAAGAGTTAAAATCACCAATTGTGCAACCTAATTTTGGAATGAATAACACTGGCGTTTTTTAATTCTCTTTATAGATTTACTAATAGTAGTTTTACAAGTACTGAcatatgaatattgttttacaattgAAAGTACTAAGGAAATGAAGATTTAAAAAGGGTACAAGAAACAAATTCCACTTgcctttcaattgtttttgttaacagCAGAATGTAATTGTATAATATCAGCAATAGTCAAACAGATCGGGTGTTTATGGCTTGAAAACACAGCAATGAAAAGTAGTTTGATATTAGAGGCTGCGACATGTCATGGCAACCCTTCCCCTGGCGTAGTGTGATGGCGGAGTGCGGGCCCGGCGGGCGGGCTAGTGTCGCGCGAGGGCGGCGCCGCGCGCGGCCGCGCCTCAGCTGGCGCCCGGCATGGCCGCGTCGCCCGCCCGCTCCGCGCGGAGCCACTCCACGAACTCGTCCAGCATCACGGGCCCTGCACGGTAACAGGACACGTTTCACGTCAATTATTCTCAAAAGAGAACTATTATTTCGCTGTATGTGACTAGTAAATAGGCTGGAGGTTAAATGGATACAGTCAATTACAAATGAAACATTCGCAAGGCATGTTAgattgtgggtcccgactgttattcctacatctttgacagtcattacaggtagtcagaatctTCAAAGTCtaacagccagtctaaccaaagggtaTTGTGTGTCttggtaactgggttaaggaggtcagataagcagttgctccttgtaagaCTCTGGTAATTAattgaatctggttagactggaagccaaccctagcttaggaaaaggctagaacGGGACAGATGAATGATAC comes from Trichoplusia ni isolate ovarian cell line Hi5 chromosome 27, tn1, whole genome shotgun sequence and encodes:
- the LOC113505933 gene encoding protein FRG1 homolog, yielding MADEYSAVKRGKLILKGDKPKAKKRKHKRKDNSEDSKIDDDSVKHGGWWKVEKIEDITGSISLEFGKNSYISALDNGLFTLGAPHDEGDGPSPEEIFTAFPAGENKFALKSGYGKYLGVVKETVVGRSDAVGAMEQWEPVWQEGKTAILSSVNKFISVDPEDDAVVARSTAAGPNEFCNIRSNKTKEVNKSVLPDEEQADLSQVEVNYVKKFQKFQDKKLRLNDGGVSELKKAKTEGNLHETLLDRRSKMKADRYCK